A single region of the Selenomonas sp. oral taxon 920 genome encodes:
- a CDS encoding cupin domain-containing protein, which translates to MAILNNIQHQQALLLKEQVAYAEGQVVSKTLVQNKGIGVTLFAFAKGEGISTHASTGDALVTALEGEGVIKIDDETYTLKEGESIVMPSNHPHSVYAAKETPFKMLLVVAFPAA; encoded by the coding sequence ATGGCAATCCTGAACAATATCCAGCATCAACAGGCACTCCTGCTCAAGGAGCAGGTCGCATACGCAGAGGGACAGGTCGTCAGCAAGACGCTCGTCCAGAACAAGGGGATCGGCGTCACACTCTTCGCCTTCGCGAAGGGCGAGGGCATCAGCACGCACGCCTCCACGGGTGACGCGCTTGTCACGGCGCTCGAGGGGGAAGGCGTCATCAAAATCGATGATGAAACCTACACGCTCAAAGAAGGTGAGAGCATCGTCATGCCCTCGAACCATCCGCACTCCGTTTATGCGGCAAAGGAAACGCCGTTCAAAATGCTCCTCGTCGTTGCGTTTCCCGCAGCGTAA
- a CDS encoding response regulator transcription factor produces the protein MLRVLIVEDEEIIRRGLLCTIDWAGMGCIVVGDAPDGRTGLELLRTEHPDVVLTDIRMPRMDGIEMAECARAEGILPKLVFLTSYAEFGYAKKAVRLQAADYLLKPVDEAELSALMQRLIAAGTGGRMGITEGIDWRRYFEDETLNPYVRHAMERIQHDYREKLSIELLAEEAGVSASYLSRKFKEAAGQTFLEMLTRERLQNAIAQLSSGKYRVYEVAEENGFGDYKNFCTVFKKYMKCSPRTFLQQTRGTAPQQGEE, from the coding sequence ATGCTGCGCGTGCTCATCGTTGAGGATGAGGAGATCATCCGCCGAGGGCTGCTCTGTACGATCGACTGGGCAGGTATGGGCTGCATTGTCGTGGGAGACGCGCCCGACGGAAGGACAGGGCTGGAACTCCTGCGTACTGAGCATCCCGATGTCGTCCTGACGGACATTCGCATGCCGCGCATGGACGGCATTGAGATGGCAGAATGTGCGCGCGCGGAGGGCATCCTGCCGAAGCTCGTCTTTTTGACCAGCTATGCAGAGTTTGGCTATGCAAAGAAGGCAGTCCGCCTGCAGGCGGCGGACTATCTGCTGAAGCCAGTGGATGAGGCAGAACTCTCCGCGCTTATGCAGCGTCTTATTGCTGCGGGGACAGGCGGCAGAATGGGAATCACGGAGGGAATCGACTGGCGGCGCTATTTCGAAGATGAGACACTCAATCCCTATGTACGGCATGCAATGGAGCGGATTCAGCACGATTATCGGGAGAAGCTCAGCATCGAACTCCTCGCCGAGGAGGCGGGCGTGAGCGCGAGCTATCTCAGCCGCAAGTTCAAGGAGGCGGCGGGGCAGACCTTTCTCGAAATGCTGACGCGCGAGCGCCTGCAAAATGCGATCGCACAGCTCTCCTCAGGAAAGTATCGCGTCTATGAGGTTGCCGAGGAGAACGGGTTCGGCGACTACAAGAATTTTTGTACGGTGTTCAAAAAGTATATGAAATGTTCGCCGCGTACATTTTTGCAGCAGACAAGGGGGACTGCACCGCAGCAGGGGGAAGAATAA
- a CDS encoding sensor histidine kinase: protein MRRFQDEVRSALLKYALTPGLLVAFICIFLAALYWERNVVTRTAEEARTAGEIFTELTHDYEARAAALAMNGTAPIHGTAQERRLYFERLYAELSLHGTLPRFYLMDAERQMLFQTHAGIPSYLESPPPHWGVLSRMDTAEGCVQEFVPRGEHEWDYVVGQAIHAPLPVGQVHGAVPAKTEGYAVFVMSVQELAKRLQTGEKIHVVLADRAGRAPFSTMTIFRDPVFHKIVPEVADAHGLVEVEGQQFYVVQEPVLDGHFTVYAILPVGSRIAQFATGAAILLAVLLLMVPLIFFRVRRETAEKTRAMDEIVAAFRTVRHGNLERELVIQTGNEFEEIAGEYNRMVQSLVRLMQENEERARVSVISELRQLESQFNPHFLFNTLENIKFMTKLDPDAAVRMITALSALLRYSIDNRVQRVPLAEDIRHLENYIEIQRQRFGARLNYSQEIAESAKACFVPKLLLQPVVENAIHYGANAEGEIHITTRIAAADGNLHIRIEDAGTGMEAETLKHLRWMMERGENSSIHTGIYNIHRRIQLLYGMEYGIEITRRAEGGTCVAMLLPMDDGEGGVCDAARAHR from the coding sequence TGGGAGCGCAACGTCGTGACGCGCACGGCAGAGGAGGCGCGTACGGCGGGCGAGATATTCACGGAACTGACGCATGACTATGAGGCACGTGCGGCAGCGCTTGCGATGAACGGCACGGCGCCGATTCATGGGACGGCACAGGAGCGCCGCCTGTATTTTGAGCGCCTGTATGCGGAACTGAGTCTGCATGGAACGCTCCCGCGCTTCTATCTTATGGATGCCGAGCGGCAAATGCTCTTTCAGACACACGCGGGCATCCCTTCCTACCTCGAATCGCCGCCGCCGCACTGGGGCGTACTCTCACGCATGGATACGGCAGAGGGCTGCGTTCAGGAATTTGTCCCGCGTGGGGAACATGAATGGGACTATGTTGTCGGTCAGGCGATTCATGCCCCACTTCCTGTGGGGCAGGTGCATGGGGCGGTGCCTGCGAAAACGGAGGGCTATGCTGTATTCGTTATGTCCGTGCAGGAACTGGCGAAGCGCCTTCAGACCGGCGAGAAGATACACGTTGTCCTTGCGGATCGCGCCGGACGTGCGCCGTTTTCCACCATGACGATCTTTCGCGACCCCGTCTTTCACAAGATCGTGCCGGAAGTTGCGGATGCACATGGGCTGGTCGAGGTGGAAGGGCAGCAGTTCTACGTGGTGCAGGAGCCTGTATTGGACGGACATTTCACCGTCTACGCGATTCTGCCCGTCGGCAGCCGCATCGCGCAGTTCGCGACGGGGGCAGCGATTCTCCTTGCCGTGCTCCTCCTCATGGTGCCGCTGATCTTTTTCCGCGTACGCCGCGAGACAGCAGAGAAAACGCGCGCAATGGATGAGATTGTTGCCGCATTCCGCACCGTGCGCCACGGGAATCTGGAACGGGAACTTGTCATTCAGACGGGGAACGAGTTCGAGGAGATCGCAGGCGAGTACAACCGCATGGTACAGAGTCTTGTGCGGCTGATGCAGGAAAATGAAGAGAGGGCACGTGTGAGTGTGATCTCGGAGCTGCGACAGCTCGAATCGCAGTTTAACCCGCATTTCCTCTTTAACACACTTGAGAATATCAAGTTCATGACAAAACTTGATCCCGATGCTGCTGTGCGTATGATTACAGCGCTCTCCGCACTCCTGCGCTACAGCATTGACAATCGCGTGCAGCGCGTGCCGCTTGCCGAGGATATCCGCCATCTCGAGAACTATATTGAGATTCAGCGGCAGCGTTTTGGTGCGCGTCTGAACTATTCTCAGGAGATTGCAGAGAGTGCAAAGGCGTGTTTTGTGCCGAAACTCCTCCTGCAGCCTGTCGTAGAGAATGCCATCCACTATGGTGCAAATGCGGAGGGGGAGATTCATATCACGACACGGATTGCCGCTGCAGACGGGAATCTGCACATCCGTATAGAGGATGCGGGAACGGGTATGGAGGCGGAGACACTGAAACATCTGCGCTGGATGATGGAGCGCGGGGAAAACAGCTCCATACACACGGGAATCTACAACATACATCGCCGCATTCAGCTCCTCTACGGCATGGAATACGGCATAGAGATTACGCGGCGTGCAGAGGGCGGCACCTGTGTTGCGATGCTCCTGCCAATGGACGATGGAGAGGGAGGTGTGTGCGATGCTGCGCGTGCTCATCGTTGA